A region of Natribaculum luteum DNA encodes the following proteins:
- a CDS encoding DUF6159 family protein — MANVLRYVSMLERLEGKLDRLSDGFDLLRESLAVLGENPWLLAYPLAGGVVSLVLFGTALATLYAVWPISWLVVPVVLLGTYVAIAYVLVLFVAALVHETYDYHRGVETSLRTGLSAAADNWRTLFLWSLVTSTIGVVFGNLADKQGGVGGRIVGEAVELGWSAATFLIVPAVLFDDATWRSMFQTSAGHLGNSWGAVVGALLGLRLTSWALATVGSVITGAMVAAGFWLPLYALVGGTFFLGAALSNATLQGVTKATVYHRVTASERDDEREIVENSPEEAVRAPL; from the coding sequence ATGGCGAACGTGTTGCGGTACGTCTCGATGCTCGAGCGACTCGAGGGAAAGCTCGACCGCCTCTCCGATGGGTTCGACCTGCTCAGGGAGAGCCTCGCGGTGCTCGGCGAGAACCCGTGGCTGCTCGCGTATCCGCTGGCTGGCGGGGTCGTGAGTCTGGTGCTCTTCGGTACCGCCCTGGCGACACTCTACGCCGTGTGGCCGATCAGCTGGCTCGTCGTGCCGGTCGTCCTCCTCGGCACCTACGTCGCGATCGCGTACGTGCTGGTACTGTTCGTCGCCGCGCTCGTTCACGAGACCTACGACTACCATCGGGGAGTCGAGACGAGTCTTCGGACCGGGTTGTCAGCCGCGGCCGACAACTGGCGGACGCTGTTTCTCTGGTCGCTCGTCACGTCGACGATCGGGGTCGTCTTCGGCAACCTCGCGGACAAGCAGGGTGGCGTCGGCGGGCGCATCGTCGGCGAAGCGGTCGAACTGGGCTGGTCCGCGGCGACGTTTCTGATCGTCCCCGCGGTCCTCTTCGACGACGCGACCTGGCGGTCGATGTTCCAGACGTCGGCCGGACACCTTGGCAACTCGTGGGGTGCAGTCGTCGGTGCGTTGCTCGGACTCCGACTGACGAGCTGGGCGCTCGCCACCGTCGGCTCGGTGATCACGGGCGCGATGGTCGCTGCCGGGTTCTGGCTGCCGCTGTACGCGCTGGTCGGCGGCACGTTCTTTCTCGGTGCGGCACTGTCGAACGCGACGCTCCAGGGCGTCACGAAGGCGACCGTCTACCACCGGGTCACTGCCAGCGAACGCGACGACGAGCGCGAAATCGTCGAAAACAGCCCGGAGGAGGCAGTTCGCGCCCCTCTCTGA